From Brochothrix thermosphacta DSM 20171 = FSL F6-1036, a single genomic window includes:
- a CDS encoding GyrI-like domain-containing protein, which produces MKYEWRKREKSLYMTTGIQMLKIPKMKFITIAGEGNPNTAQFTHQIEALYGLSYAIRMKYKTGYYEDPFIYTVYPLEGVWTSKEKPIDGVVDKEGLVYQIMIRQPDTFNAERFDEIVEETYAKKNNPFIKVAQLIEYEEGHVIQGLHIGSFDTEKETFDQMEQLLATNNMKKTVIMEKYQHREIYLSDARRVLPEKQKTLLRYKIIE; this is translated from the coding sequence ATGAAATATGAATGGAGAAAAAGAGAAAAAAGCCTGTATATGACAACAGGCATTCAAATGCTTAAAATTCCAAAAATGAAGTTTATTACGATAGCAGGGGAAGGTAATCCAAATACAGCACAGTTCACCCATCAAATCGAAGCGTTATATGGGTTGTCTTATGCCATTCGAATGAAGTACAAAACAGGATATTATGAAGATCCCTTTATTTACACCGTTTACCCATTAGAAGGTGTATGGACTTCTAAAGAAAAACCAATAGATGGTGTTGTGGATAAAGAGGGCTTGGTTTATCAAATTATGATTCGACAACCTGATACTTTTAATGCTGAAAGATTTGATGAAATTGTTGAAGAAACGTATGCTAAAAAAAATAATCCGTTTATAAAAGTAGCACAGTTAATTGAGTATGAAGAAGGGCATGTCATTCAAGGGTTACATATTGGTTCATTTGATACAGAAAAAGAAACGTTTGATCAAATGGAGCAATTATTGGCTACAAATAATATGAAAAAAACGGTTATTATGGAGAAGTATCAGCATCGTGAAATTTATTTATCCGATGCGAGAAGGGTACTGCCTGAAAAGCAAAAAACGTTACTGCGTTATAAAATAATAGAGTAA
- a CDS encoding helix-turn-helix domain-containing protein translates to MCYVMIVSNDIKERQYLHQVLNEDFLNAVVLPEAATATEALKIAQLSQPELLLLSLTLPDEESSLLYKEILALHPSIKVVLFDDVGDFKRAQFALRAGAIDYLVRPLQSTDVKNAIHRAIINLNHVSLLNRDGKLTTYKTKQSVDRMFIYLHSNYQKNLTLNDLADHVHLNKNYVSRLFKETVGMTFIAYLTNYRIQRSKDLLRSTTDNITDIAMAVGYIEPTYFSRVFKKDTLLTPLQYRQRYHID, encoded by the coding sequence ATGTGTTACGTGATGATCGTCAGCAACGATATTAAAGAACGTCAATATTTGCATCAAGTTCTGAATGAAGATTTTTTAAATGCTGTTGTTCTTCCTGAAGCAGCAACCGCAACTGAAGCATTAAAAATCGCACAATTATCTCAACCTGAGTTATTGCTACTCAGCTTAACATTGCCCGATGAAGAAAGTTCGCTCTTATATAAAGAAATTCTTGCATTACATCCGTCTATCAAAGTTGTTTTATTTGATGATGTTGGTGATTTTAAACGTGCACAATTTGCCTTGAGGGCAGGTGCAATTGATTATTTAGTGCGCCCTCTTCAGTCAACTGATGTTAAAAATGCAATTCATCGAGCAATTATAAACCTTAACCATGTATCTTTACTTAATAGAGACGGAAAGTTAACAACTTATAAAACAAAACAAAGCGTTGACCGTATGTTTATTTACTTACACTCCAATTATCAAAAAAATCTGACATTAAATGATTTAGCCGATCATGTACATTTAAACAAAAATTATGTCAGTCGCTTATTCAAAGAAACGGTGGGAATGACTTTTATCGCTTATTTAACAAATTATCGCATTCAACGATCGAAAGATTTATTGCGATCAACCACTGATAATATAACTGATATTGCTATGGCCGTTGGCTATATTGAACCGACATATTTCAGTCGCGTGTTTAAAAAAGATACACTCCTTACCCCCTTACAATATCGACAACGTTATCATATCGATTAA